CCGATTGTCAGCAAAATGAATGGCATAAACATATTGTTTGGAGTAATTTGTATCCTATATCACCGGAGTTATATGGCAATGCAGAAGGTTCATTAAAAAAAGCACAATTAGGTGCGGCAAGAAAAGTTTTAGAAGCTCAAATTGCTTATTATAAACCGACTCATATAGTGTTTGTCACTGGTTGGAGCGATTGGTTTGAAGATTTCTCGAATATGGAAATATTTAAGTTGGCTACAGTAAATAAGGATGTGGCAGACAAAACAGAAACAGTATTGGTAACGCAGGGTACAGCATGTGAAGGTCAGGTAAAGGTGGCTGTTGTGAACCGTCCTGAAGGTCGCAATAAACCACCTGTTGAAAATTATATAAAAGCGATTGTGGATGCATTTAAAGCGAACTAATCTAAAGCAATAGAATTTACATCAAAAAATACCGGACGTTCGTCCGGTATTTTTTTGTGACAATGTTACAAAAAAATCTTGGCGTTTGGCGGGGAGTCGTAATTTTTGAGCAGGTCGTTTTTTGAAGAAAAATCTTTGTGGAAAGTGTGGATAACTTTTTTGACGGAGTCGTTAAAAAATTGCGACCCCGTCATTTTTATAGTCATACCAACGATTTAGAAAATTGTATAGTTTTCGGAAACTAATCTTAATATTTAGACTTTTTAAAAAAAAAGAGTGATTCGGACCTTATAAGGGAACTTTATAGTAGGGGGATATTTTTTTTAAACCCGAAGCAGTTTTTTAAGACGTGTCGTGCTTAAAAAATTTGTACAAAAATCACAAACAAAAAGGAGGGCAAAAAGGACAAAAAAGGTTACGGAAAAACATGCATGTCAGTTTGGAAATTTCCAAACTGCGGCATACGGTTGAAAAACCGTACGGAAAAAGTTGGAAACGAGAGGAGAGAAATGAATGAAATCAAATGAGAAGGGTTACGATGTATATCTTGTGGTGTTGCTGCTTATTTTTGTCATTTTCTTTAACCCGTATGCCGCTTATGCGGCGCACGGACCGCACGGCGGACACAGAAGAAGGGGCGGCGACGGGTGACTGTGGGCGCTTGGAGGTGTAGTTATCGGCAGTATGCTTGCAAACAACCGCTCTGTGCCCGAACAGCCGGTTGTCGTGGAACAGCCCGTTGTTGTCGAAAGGGTTGTACAAGAGCCGGTAATCATTGAGAAGGTCGTAGAAAAGCCCGTGGTTGTTGAAAAAACGGTAGTGAAAGAAGTTTATCTGCCGTGCAGCCGCGTAATTCAGGGCAATCCGACAATTATCAGGGAAAAAGGCTGTCCGATGCCTGAAAATTCAAGCTCTGCAAAGTATTGCGGCTGCAACACGGAAATCGGACGCTACCGTGCGGGAAGATACAAGGGCTGCCGTTATGAACGGACTAACCGTTTTTATGAGTATGCCGACGAGAAAATCGAGAAAGTGCATACGATTGAGAAAATTTTCAAGCCGAACGGTACGACAGTAATCGGCAACGTGACAAGATACAGATACGTGTCTTGTAAATAAAACTGAAAGAAGGAAGAAAAAATGAAAAAATGTTGTGACAAGAAAAGCAAGAACGAAACAAGAGTATGTTCCTTAGGCGTCAGCGGTTCCATGCATATTTTCAAATACTGGATTCACCATATTTCTCATGAATGGGACGTTTCCCGCAAATTGCTGGAAGGCGGATATCTTTCTGTCGGCTGGTCTAAACTTGCAGACATCGGTCTTGAAAACGTTACACACCGATTTTCTGAATGGCGTGATTTTGAAGCGATTATGCGTGAACACAATCAGACAAGCTATGACAGATGGAGCTTGTTTGAGTTCTTTGCTTACAACTACCATGATACCGTTGTTGTTCCTTTGCCCGGCGATAAGTTCTCCATATACAGAGTTATCGGCGACCAGACGATGCCTGTCAGTAAGATGTCAGATTTTGCCGAGTTTGAACTGGAGGACGGCAGTAAAATCGTGCGTAACAAGGCAGGACTGTTTATTCGCGAAAAGACCCAAAAAATTGTTGACCTGGGTTTTGTAATCAAAGTTGAACCTGTCAAAGAGGGCATTTCCGGATATGAATATGCCGATGACGACCTGTTTAGCCGAATGAACTTACAGCAGACAATTACTGATATTACCAGATTTGCGAAAAGCATAGACAAAATTGTTGACGCAGACGCTCCCCTCAATCCGTATGCCTCAGTTATTGAAAAGTCGGCTGTAAATCTTTTAGAGGTGCTTAAGGCGCAGCTTACTCCAAACAAATTTGAAGGTTTGGTGATGCGATATTTTTTCGAACATGGTGCATCCAAGGTTTTTGTCCCTGTCGAAAGCAAGTTTGATGAAAAAGGCGATTGCGATGCTGACGTTGTTGGAGTGTTTAAGCACTGGAAAATGGCTGTCTATGCACAGGCAAAGCTCGGAGAGGATATCGACCGGTGGACGATTGAACGGATAGCTGCTTTCAATGAGCAGCCTCTTTACGAAACAATATGTGTTCCATGGATAATTTCAACTGCGGACAAATTTTCTGACAAGGCAGTTGCCATGGCTCAGGAAAACAAAATACGGCTGATTGCAGGAAGGGAATTTGCCCGTATGCTGATTGAAGCCGGTATCACGGATATAGACAATACGCGTTGCCGTGACAAATAAAACGGTAGGAAAGAAAGGAGAATTGAAAATGTGGGAAGCAATAGCGGCAGACATGATTGCGGCAAAGTATTTTAGAGAAGAATTAGAAGCTGAAAAATGCAAAGGGCATATTTCAAAGTCAGATTACAGCGCGTATGGCAGTTACCTTCTCTGCGCAACCGCAAGAGCCCTGAACAAATGCATGAAAACAGGCAGTTTTGAGAAACTTGCGGACGTGCATAGAGAGGAACTGCTTTTGGCGGAAAAGGAATTTTCAGCGAAGATTCGCGGCGATATCCTCCGCGACAAAGTTGACAATATAGATGCTTGGTGGGAAGCCGGAGAGTGTTCAACCTTCAGGTACTGGTGCGAGCTTGGTGGAAGGTACACCTATATTGAAAATCCTATTGAACCGGCATTGAGAATAGCTCCTGTTGCTTATGCGGCAAGAACGGAAACCGAAACGGTAAATCTAGCGCGTATCATAGCCGGAGTAACACACAAAACGCCGCATGCACTGCAGGGCGCAGAAGCGGTCGCAGTGGCGATATATCTTGCGCTGAACGGACACACGAAACGTGAGATAGAGGACAGCATAGCCGAACGCTACGCAGGCTGTATAACAGAACATGCGCTGAGGACATTTTTCAGAACTGCAAGCTTTGAAGACGCGTTGATGGAGGCAGCACAAAGCTGCCCGGAGGGTGAATACCAGTATGAGATGTGCATTGCGGGAGCCGTTGCGGGTGCGTATTATCATCCCGACTGCGAGATTTTGTGTCGCAGACGCATGACAAAATACGTGTCCAAGACAGTCAGGGATTTTGAAAGAGACTTGCCTCTCAGGATTGCATTCAACATAAATACGCGGCAGGACAAAGGTTCCCTGTGGCTTGGCGAAAGAATGGCGAAGGCGTTTGAAGAAGGTTGTTTCGTGGAGAAAAATCCCAAAATTGCGCATCTGCTTGCAAAAAAGTGTCTTGGGCTGGGGAACAAAGCAGCCTCGAATATTTTGGCAAAGCATTCGCTTTACGGCGAAGCCTGTGCCGCGGACGTTGAAAAGGGGATTGAAATTTTAGAACGCAATGCGGCAGAAGGAAACGCGGTTGCCTGTTGTACCCTTGGAGAATATTATCTGAACGGCAAGGCTGCGCCCCTTGACAAAAACAAAGCGTTCAACTGTTTTAAAGCCGGTAAAGAATGTGACGATTACGCCTGTTATCTGCCGTATCTGAAATGTCTGGCTTTCGGGTGGGGCACGGAACAAATGAGAGAGTTGGCATTCGAGCAGCTCAGTGATTTTGTGGCGTCCCCATGTGCGCGAAGCGATGCCTTTTCCCTGATTGGAAGATTTTACGAAGAAGGTTGGGGAGGCGCGGAGGTAAATTACGAGAAAGCGTGTTATTATTATCTCCTCGGATTGTTAAACGATTACGCAAGAGACGAGATAACGCGGGACGGAGACTGTAAAATTGAAACATTGTTAAAATGCTGTAACGAAGACAGCACCGAGGAGAATCCCGAAAGCGAAAACGGGCTCGGCAGACTGTACGAACAGGGGTTGTATTTCCCGAAAGACGAAAAAAAAGCCTTTGAGTATTATCGGAAGGCGTCTAAAGCAGGGGATTCCATGGGAAGCTGCAATCTCGGACGCTGCTATCTGTTTGGCATATACGTGCAGAAGGATTTGTCAAAGGCACGTATGCTTTTTGTAAAAGCTGTTAAAAAAGACAGCGGCTGTGAAGGCAAGGAAGCTGCAGAGCAGTATCTGACGTACTGCGATCAGCTGCTTGCCAATGAAAACTGCACACAAAAAAACAGAATACTAATTGCGAAGGAGGAAATGTTATGAGTGGTTGGCGTACTGTTATTTCTGCACCTGTAAAAGGGGCTATCTACGG
This genomic interval from Candidatus Equadaptatus faecalis contains the following:
- a CDS encoding restriction endonuclease, with protein sequence MKKCCDKKSKNETRVCSLGVSGSMHIFKYWIHHISHEWDVSRKLLEGGYLSVGWSKLADIGLENVTHRFSEWRDFEAIMREHNQTSYDRWSLFEFFAYNYHDTVVVPLPGDKFSIYRVIGDQTMPVSKMSDFAEFELEDGSKIVRNKAGLFIREKTQKIVDLGFVIKVEPVKEGISGYEYADDDLFSRMNLQQTITDITRFAKSIDKIVDADAPLNPYASVIEKSAVNLLEVLKAQLTPNKFEGLVMRYFFEHGASKVFVPVESKFDEKGDCDADVVGVFKHWKMAVYAQAKLGEDIDRWTIERIAAFNEQPLYETICVPWIISTADKFSDKAVAMAQENKIRLIAGREFARMLIEAGITDIDNTRCRDK
- a CDS encoding SEL1-like repeat protein, giving the protein MWEAIAADMIAAKYFREELEAEKCKGHISKSDYSAYGSYLLCATARALNKCMKTGSFEKLADVHREELLLAEKEFSAKIRGDILRDKVDNIDAWWEAGECSTFRYWCELGGRYTYIENPIEPALRIAPVAYAARTETETVNLARIIAGVTHKTPHALQGAEAVAVAIYLALNGHTKREIEDSIAERYAGCITEHALRTFFRTASFEDALMEAAQSCPEGEYQYEMCIAGAVAGAYYHPDCEILCRRRMTKYVSKTVRDFERDLPLRIAFNINTRQDKGSLWLGERMAKAFEEGCFVEKNPKIAHLLAKKCLGLGNKAASNILAKHSLYGEACAADVEKGIEILERNAAEGNAVACCTLGEYYLNGKAAPLDKNKAFNCFKAGKECDDYACYLPYLKCLAFGWGTEQMRELAFEQLSDFVASPCARSDAFSLIGRFYEEGWGGAEVNYEKACYYYLLGLLNDYARDEITRDGDCKIETLLKCCNEDSTEENPESENGLGRLYEQGLYFPKDEKKAFEYYRKASKAGDSMGSCNLGRCYLFGIYVQKDLSKARMLFVKAVKKDSGCEGKEAAEQYLTYCDQLLANENCTQKNRILIAKEEML